The Xenopus tropicalis strain Nigerian chromosome 7, UCB_Xtro_10.0, whole genome shotgun sequence genome includes a region encoding these proteins:
- the cd3g gene encoding T-cell surface glycoprotein CD3 gamma chain precursor, translated as MKNPLHIAWILVLMLALKATCKIIDASVKNNYLTLKCNSASSVIWKHNNEIIEANNTDLDLGSLWNDPRGTYSCKASENENEKSIEVFVRMCQNCIELDTGTISGFIVADIIMIGLIAIAVYCVSGSESRRPARASDKQNLLQNDLYQPLGQRSEDTYSHLNSR; from the exons ATGAAGAATCCCCTACACATTGCTTGGATCCTGGTTTTGATGTTAGCCTTAAAGGCCACATGCAAAATAA TTGATGCTTCGGTGAAAAACAATTATTTGACTCTGAAATGCAATAGTGCTAGCAGTGTTATTTGGAaacataataatgaaataatagaGGCGAATAACACAGACTTGGATTTGGGCTCATTGTGGAATGACCCCCGAGGAACATATTCTTGCAAAGCATCAGAGAATGAAAATGAGAAGTCTATTGAGGTGTTTGTGAGAA TGTGCCAGAACTGCATAGAGCTGGATACTGGGACCATATCTGGATTTATTGTAGCTGACATCATTATGATAGGACTTATTGCCATAGCTGTATATTGTGTTTCTGGCTCAGAGTCCCGCAGACCTGCACGAG CTTCTGACAAGCAGAATTTGCTCCAAAATGATCTTTACCAA CCTCTTGGGCAAAGGTCAGAGGATACTTATAGTCATCTTAACTCACGCTAG